One genomic region from Terriglobus aquaticus encodes:
- a CDS encoding TonB-dependent receptor, whose protein sequence is MRLSISAVTRTAPLLSLVMLGGIAHAQGTTGVISGTVTDAGGAVVPGAQVTVTQTETNESRTVTSSGSGTYVLPQLAPGTYRVRVTAPGFGTFEQTGFVLSIDQRAEINPSLKIGTEQTTVDVSATPPAIQTEDSSVGLVIDAATIQATPLNSHTSVIGLLQLAPGVQNAGAQDQVPNRGVTPAFGSGSRNSYGGANFTLDGIRNVYITLQRPLAEIPPLDLVGQFKVITNGAAAEFNQPNQVVVVSASGTNKLHGELVEYNRGKGTSAKNYYFQNNQAPARPNYERNEFGGNVTGPIMFPHYNGHDRSFFTFGYEKFLLDQAAVKNTVQPTLAMRNGDFSAFSGGIIDPLTGLPFPNNQIPQARLSKPDLALMNLLMPLPTANTAPGAVNTSEQVPYSQSIRRYFFRLDHNINSTNQIRGTFLKAFYGPVPTVGNDSLQGGLSADGEVSTYGIVGWTHTFSPTLLLDVNLGYTHIPVFRTPQNVNTNFSAIIPGLGPQAIQGAPTINITNIQGISETGSRDLEQDMQGVASLTKIAGRHSIKTGLSYVFDNHFNVAAAGSIPGTPARGAYNFSGVYSKVAFADFLLGYPSSTQQPLPSAISYRNPSNEIGLYVQDDFKATPKLTLNYGLRYDLQVFLDNPYGTNSTWVPSLNKVVVFASQLPASTIPAYAPYVTLGTAAGLGHSLFGYLGQDKNNISPRFGFAYQPAHNTVVRGAFGIYYNLLPASYQQALAFTNFPFSAANTFTQPTGTKPTFTMDAPFSLTGATGANPTVTAVHKPVTPYTEQYNLAIEHQFPLGLDLRVGYVGQSARKQNNYGGSGNVNRDLNAVLPAPGAIQPRRPFQPFSTISYAMEPLFFSNMNALEIGLHKQLSKGLQVNAEYQFVRVLGEENFQNTFTPNDSYGPIGGITPQVFSVSYSYELPFGHGRTFAGNLNPVVDKFIGGWQISGITNAQTGQPFSVTNTTSATGGVGTTRANRVPGVPLYPSKRTKQQWFNTAAFTAPASQFTYGNSAYNLLRGPGYQDWDMSLVKNTYFGERYRVQLRAESFNIFNHPNFGTPNASVSSPGSLGTITSTTGFNRTVQFGFKFNF, encoded by the coding sequence ATGCGCCTCTCGATCTCGGCGGTCACCCGCACCGCTCCTCTTCTCTCCCTGGTCATGCTGGGCGGCATCGCCCACGCCCAGGGCACCACCGGCGTCATCTCCGGCACTGTCACGGACGCCGGCGGCGCCGTCGTTCCCGGCGCGCAGGTCACCGTCACGCAGACTGAAACCAACGAGTCGCGCACCGTCACCTCGTCCGGCTCCGGGACGTATGTTCTGCCGCAACTGGCGCCCGGCACGTATCGCGTGCGCGTTACGGCCCCGGGGTTCGGCACCTTTGAACAGACCGGTTTCGTTCTCAGCATCGATCAGCGCGCCGAGATCAACCCCAGCCTCAAGATCGGCACGGAGCAGACCACCGTCGACGTCTCGGCCACGCCGCCGGCCATCCAGACCGAGGACTCTTCGGTAGGCCTCGTCATCGACGCTGCCACGATCCAGGCCACGCCCCTGAACAGCCACACCAGCGTCATCGGCCTCCTGCAGCTCGCTCCGGGCGTGCAGAACGCCGGTGCCCAGGACCAGGTGCCCAACCGCGGCGTGACCCCGGCCTTTGGCTCCGGCAGCCGCAACAGCTATGGTGGAGCCAACTTCACGCTGGACGGCATCCGCAACGTCTACATCACCCTGCAGCGTCCGCTGGCGGAGATCCCACCGCTGGACTTGGTCGGCCAGTTCAAGGTGATCACCAACGGCGCCGCCGCCGAGTTCAACCAGCCCAACCAGGTAGTCGTCGTCAGCGCCAGCGGCACCAACAAGCTGCACGGCGAGCTGGTCGAGTACAACCGCGGCAAGGGCACCTCGGCGAAGAATTACTACTTCCAGAACAACCAAGCCCCGGCCCGGCCGAATTACGAACGCAACGAGTTCGGCGGCAACGTGACGGGACCCATCATGTTCCCGCACTACAACGGCCACGATCGCTCCTTCTTCACGTTCGGCTATGAGAAGTTCCTGCTGGATCAGGCCGCCGTAAAGAACACCGTGCAGCCCACGCTGGCAATGCGCAACGGCGACTTCTCAGCGTTTTCCGGCGGAATCATCGACCCGCTCACGGGCCTGCCGTTCCCGAACAATCAGATTCCGCAGGCCCGCCTGAGCAAGCCCGACCTGGCGCTGATGAACCTGCTGATGCCCCTGCCAACTGCCAACACCGCGCCCGGCGCAGTGAATACGTCGGAGCAGGTGCCGTACAGCCAGAGCATTCGCCGCTACTTCTTCCGGCTGGACCACAACATCAACAGCACCAACCAGATTCGCGGCACGTTTTTGAAAGCCTTCTACGGCCCGGTGCCCACTGTGGGCAACGATAGCCTGCAGGGCGGTCTTTCAGCCGACGGCGAAGTGTCCACCTACGGCATCGTGGGCTGGACTCACACTTTCTCACCCACGCTGTTGCTTGACGTGAACCTGGGCTACACGCATATCCCGGTCTTCCGCACGCCGCAGAACGTGAACACGAACTTCAGCGCAATCATCCCGGGGCTTGGACCGCAGGCCATCCAGGGCGCGCCGACCATCAACATCACAAATATCCAGGGCATCTCTGAGACGGGATCGCGCGACCTGGAGCAGGACATGCAGGGTGTGGCTTCGCTGACCAAGATCGCCGGCCGTCACTCCATCAAAACGGGCCTGTCGTACGTGTTCGACAATCACTTCAACGTGGCCGCGGCGGGCAGCATCCCCGGCACGCCAGCACGAGGCGCGTACAACTTCTCCGGCGTGTACTCCAAAGTCGCATTCGCCGACTTCCTGCTCGGCTATCCCAGCAGCACCCAGCAGCCGCTGCCCTCCGCTATCAGCTACCGCAATCCCAGCAACGAGATCGGGCTGTACGTGCAGGACGACTTCAAGGCCACGCCCAAGCTGACGCTGAACTACGGCCTGCGCTACGACCTGCAGGTCTTCCTGGACAACCCCTACGGCACCAACTCCACGTGGGTGCCGAGCCTGAACAAGGTCGTGGTCTTCGCCTCGCAACTGCCCGCGTCGACCATTCCGGCCTACGCGCCCTACGTCACGCTGGGCACGGCAGCCGGTCTGGGTCACAGCCTGTTCGGCTACCTGGGTCAGGATAAGAACAACATCTCGCCGCGGTTCGGCTTCGCCTACCAGCCGGCGCACAACACGGTGGTGCGCGGCGCCTTCGGCATCTACTACAACCTGTTGCCGGCTTCGTACCAGCAGGCCCTGGCCTTCACCAACTTCCCGTTCTCCGCGGCGAACACGTTCACCCAGCCCACGGGAACCAAGCCGACGTTCACCATGGACGCGCCGTTTAGTCTGACCGGCGCAACCGGTGCCAACCCGACCGTGACCGCCGTGCACAAGCCTGTCACGCCCTATACCGAGCAGTACAACCTGGCCATCGAACACCAGTTCCCGCTGGGCCTCGACCTGCGCGTGGGCTACGTGGGCCAGAGCGCACGCAAGCAGAACAACTACGGCGGCAGCGGCAATGTGAACCGCGATCTGAATGCGGTGCTCCCGGCTCCCGGAGCGATTCAGCCGCGGCGTCCGTTCCAGCCCTTTTCCACCATCAGCTACGCCATGGAGCCGCTCTTCTTCAGCAACATGAACGCGCTCGAAATCGGCCTGCACAAGCAGCTCTCCAAGGGCCTGCAGGTGAACGCCGAGTACCAGTTTGTGCGCGTGCTGGGCGAAGAGAACTTCCAGAACACGTTCACCCCCAACGATTCCTACGGGCCCATCGGCGGCATCACGCCCCAGGTCTTCTCCGTCAGCTACTCGTATGAGCTGCCGTTCGGCCACGGCCGGACCTTCGCCGGCAACCTGAACCCGGTGGTCGACAAGTTCATCGGTGGATGGCAAATCTCCGGCATCACGAACGCGCAGACGGGTCAGCCGTTCAGCGTGACGAACACCACCAGCGCAACGGGTGGCGTGGGCACAACGCGCGCCAACCGGGTTCCGGGGGTGCCGCTGTACCCGAGCAAGCGCACCAAGCAGCAGTGGTTCAACACGGCTGCCTTCACCGCACCCGCGTCGCAGTTCACCTACGGCAACTCCGCTTACAACCTCCTGCGCGGCCCCGGCTATCAGGACTGGGACATGAGCCTGGTGAAGAACACGTACTTCGGCGAGCGCTACCGCGTGCAGTTGCGCGCCGAGTCGTTCAACATCTTCAACCACCCCAACTTCGGCACGCCCAACGCCTCGGTCTCCAGCCCCGGGTCGCTCGGCACCATCACCAGCACCACGGGCTTCAACCGCACGGTGCAGTTCGGCTTCAAGTTCAACTTCTAA
- a CDS encoding GRP family sugar transporter, whose protein sequence is MKTGTDAASSLRSLHSLGVLCGLTAGVWLGAAEAPTKLVTAGFSPFTISLCMVAGVFTARWTFPTLLKGTTYVFADLLEKKHLIVWAILAGALWAVANTLTVFAVRDVGLTIAFPLWNTNSLVGLLWGRVLFGELKGASRGNIAKVVLGTVLIIAAAILLGFSSLQTGSSMGTHVGGGLLAALGASLMWGTMYVPYRKAYLSGMNPLSFVTAFTVGELVTMLVLVYSLDGGANAPAFHFSVIRPVLFWLFLGGMIWVVGDLFQQFACKYLGIGRGIPLSNTNQLWGLAWGALVFGELRHADSAHRMLVIAGSALMILGALAVSTAVASAKEHSSVNQALARECDRYGLDYQRTLAAQAGEEFGDRSERRRWWDYAIVATACGVFIFLATKAQRPALTMNGRWIAVLAVVLVVSLVAASVRLQRQTRFS, encoded by the coding sequence TTGAAGACCGGAACAGACGCCGCTTCCTCGTTGCGATCCTTGCACTCGCTGGGAGTGTTGTGCGGTCTGACGGCGGGCGTGTGGCTGGGGGCGGCCGAGGCACCCACCAAGCTGGTGACGGCCGGGTTCTCGCCGTTCACGATTTCTCTATGCATGGTGGCGGGTGTGTTCACCGCAAGGTGGACCTTTCCGACCTTGTTGAAGGGAACCACGTACGTCTTCGCGGATCTCCTTGAGAAAAAGCACCTGATCGTGTGGGCGATTCTGGCCGGCGCGTTGTGGGCTGTGGCGAACACGCTCACGGTCTTCGCGGTGCGCGATGTTGGTCTGACGATTGCGTTTCCGCTTTGGAATACGAACTCGCTCGTCGGCCTGCTTTGGGGCAGAGTGCTGTTTGGCGAGTTGAAGGGCGCGAGTCGCGGCAACATCGCGAAGGTGGTGCTGGGCACCGTGCTGATCATCGCGGCGGCGATCCTGCTGGGCTTCAGCTCGCTGCAAACGGGCAGCAGCATGGGCACGCACGTGGGCGGCGGTTTGCTGGCGGCGCTGGGTGCCAGCCTGATGTGGGGCACCATGTATGTGCCGTACCGCAAGGCGTACCTGAGCGGCATGAACCCGTTGTCGTTTGTCACGGCGTTTACCGTGGGCGAGCTGGTGACCATGCTGGTGCTGGTGTACTCGCTGGATGGTGGCGCGAACGCGCCGGCGTTCCACTTCTCCGTGATTCGGCCGGTGTTGTTCTGGCTCTTTCTGGGCGGCATGATCTGGGTAGTGGGCGACCTGTTTCAGCAGTTCGCCTGCAAGTACCTGGGCATCGGGCGCGGCATTCCGTTGTCGAACACGAATCAGTTGTGGGGCCTCGCGTGGGGTGCGCTGGTGTTTGGCGAACTGCGCCACGCAGACAGCGCGCATCGCATGCTCGTCATTGCGGGCTCGGCGCTGATGATCCTGGGAGCGCTGGCGGTGAGCACGGCAGTGGCTTCGGCGAAGGAACACAGCTCCGTGAATCAGGCGCTGGCGCGCGAGTGCGACCGCTACGGCCTGGACTACCAGCGCACGCTCGCCGCGCAGGCAGGCGAAGAGTTTGGCGACCGCAGCGAACGCCGGCGGTGGTGGGACTACGCGATCGTCGCCACGGCATGCGGCGTGTTTATCTTCCTTGCAACGAAGGCGCAACGACCGGCGTTGACGATGAACGGCCGGTGGATCGCGGTGCTTGCGGTCGTGCTGGTGGTCAGCCTGGTGGCCGCGTCGGTTCGGCTGCAGCGGCAAACACGCTTTTCCTAG
- a CDS encoding SDR family oxidoreductase, giving the protein MSDNILSRRRLVGGLGAGIAAATLPGAAAAAQTSAADATAQPVADPTSKYPKPPYTSPFQPWPGLASKMTPPPDHGETSYKGSGRLLDRKALITGGDSGMGRAAAIAYAREGADVAINYLPAEEPDAQQVAQLIRQAGRKAALIPGDLRDENFCKRLVEQTVQQLGGLDIVVSNAGRQHQVESIADMTTELFDWTMKTNIYAPFWIIKAALPHLKPGSAIIATTSEQAYDPAANLYDYAQTKAATMNFVKSLAKQFGPKGIRVNGVAPGPIYTPLQISGGATEEHWRNFGGNYPLKRAGQPAELASIYVQLASQDASYTTGNIYGAGGGMGQP; this is encoded by the coding sequence ATGAGTGACAACATTCTTTCGCGTCGGCGGTTGGTAGGTGGCCTTGGTGCTGGTATTGCTGCGGCCACGCTGCCCGGTGCGGCGGCTGCTGCGCAGACTTCCGCAGCCGACGCTACGGCGCAGCCTGTGGCTGATCCCACGTCCAAGTACCCGAAGCCGCCGTACACGAGCCCGTTTCAGCCGTGGCCGGGGTTGGCGAGCAAGATGACGCCTCCGCCGGACCACGGCGAGACCAGCTACAAGGGCTCGGGCCGGCTGCTGGACCGCAAGGCGCTCATCACGGGAGGCGACTCGGGCATGGGGCGCGCGGCTGCGATCGCGTACGCGCGCGAGGGTGCGGATGTGGCCATCAACTATCTGCCTGCGGAAGAGCCGGATGCGCAGCAGGTGGCGCAGTTGATTCGTCAGGCCGGACGCAAGGCGGCGCTCATCCCGGGCGACCTGCGGGATGAGAACTTTTGCAAGCGATTGGTGGAGCAGACGGTGCAGCAGCTTGGCGGGCTCGACATCGTCGTGTCGAACGCCGGCCGTCAGCACCAGGTAGAGTCGATCGCGGACATGACCACGGAGCTGTTCGACTGGACGATGAAGACGAATATTTACGCTCCGTTCTGGATCATCAAGGCCGCGCTGCCGCACCTGAAGCCGGGGTCGGCGATCATCGCGACCACCAGCGAACAGGCGTACGATCCGGCCGCAAATCTGTACGACTACGCGCAGACCAAGGCGGCGACGATGAACTTCGTGAAGTCGCTGGCCAAGCAGTTCGGGCCGAAGGGCATTCGCGTGAACGGCGTGGCGCCCGGGCCGATCTACACGCCGCTGCAGATTTCCGGCGGAGCGACGGAAGAGCACTGGCGCAATTTCGGCGGCAATTACCCGCTGAAGCGCGCAGGCCAGCCCGCGGAACTGGCGAGCATCTACGTGCAGTTGGCGTCGCAGGACGCGTCGTACACGACCGGCAACATCTATGGCGCCGGCGGCGGCATGGGCCAGCCGTAG
- a CDS encoding GH92 family glycosyl hydrolase, producing the protein MMRSVKTGLAIALTLTCGVQHAPSFAQDRGHMAQSDAPVDLVHPLVGTANDGQTFPIAGVPFAMSDWTPETRPDETKCIAPYYYNDARISGFRGSHFLSGSCAQDYGSFTVMPLRDATKLTPAERASAFSHSTEHATPYRYSVDLADSGIHAEMTGTLHSGILEFRYPTDANSATIVLQSNLRLGENRVDIDAAHGEITGSNPVYRIYAGNGQPAGFSGHAVLQIDAPIRSFGTFNVAVDRSIGPGISWMGGNTPVGAYVTVDLPPDHIVRVRIGTSFVSVDEARHNLQAEIPTWNFDTIADRAKAAWQQQLGRISIAGNHADRTVFYTALYHASLVPRTFSDVSGTYPRFADGTHIEHTAGTYYDDYSVWDTFRAVHPLYTILDPQRDSAMVESLILKGEQGGFLPIFPAWNSYTSEMIGDHIAAIVTDAYIKGIRGFDTASAWRLIYQNATVTPPRDQYVLGKGRRALDDYSALGYIPLENPVRDAFHKGEQVSRTLEYAYDDFVVGELAAALGHTAEAAAMHKRSANWHNVLDPETGFARGRHRDGTWDSPFDPTKPYHYITEGLPYQYTFFVPQDVPGLIAAVGGNAAFVEKLDGLFDGGFYNHGNEPSHHIAYLYNFAGAPAQTQRRVHDALLANYKDGPGGYTGNDDAGQMSAWYVFSALGFYPVTPGTPQYQIGTPRFDHMTLHLPGGKALHINAPGAEAGSIYVRSVSLNGKPLHRWYLLHSEIVNGGTLDFTMASKPPVASASPAQ; encoded by the coding sequence ATGATGCGATCTGTGAAGACCGGGCTGGCCATTGCGCTGACCCTCACCTGCGGCGTGCAACACGCGCCCTCATTCGCGCAGGACCGCGGCCACATGGCGCAGTCGGACGCGCCCGTCGACCTGGTGCACCCGCTGGTCGGCACCGCGAATGACGGCCAGACCTTTCCCATCGCCGGCGTTCCCTTCGCCATGTCCGACTGGACACCGGAAACACGGCCCGACGAAACCAAGTGCATCGCGCCGTACTACTACAACGACGCGAGGATCTCCGGCTTCCGCGGATCGCACTTCCTGAGCGGCTCCTGCGCGCAGGACTACGGCAGCTTCACCGTGATGCCGCTGCGCGATGCGACGAAGCTCACGCCTGCGGAGCGTGCCTCTGCCTTCTCGCACTCGACGGAACACGCCACGCCCTACCGCTACAGCGTCGACCTGGCGGACAGCGGCATTCACGCCGAGATGACCGGCACGCTGCACAGCGGCATCCTCGAGTTCCGCTATCCCACCGACGCGAACTCCGCGACCATCGTGCTGCAATCGAACCTGCGCCTCGGCGAGAACCGTGTCGATATCGACGCCGCGCACGGCGAGATCACGGGCAGCAATCCGGTCTACCGCATCTACGCCGGCAACGGCCAGCCCGCCGGCTTCTCCGGCCACGCCGTGCTGCAGATCGACGCTCCCATCCGCAGCTTCGGCACGTTCAACGTCGCCGTGGACAGGTCGATCGGACCGGGGATTAGCTGGATGGGCGGCAACACACCTGTTGGCGCTTACGTCACCGTGGACCTGCCACCCGACCACATCGTTCGCGTCCGCATCGGCACCTCGTTCGTCAGCGTCGACGAAGCTCGCCACAACCTCCAAGCCGAGATCCCCACCTGGAACTTCGACACCATCGCTGACCGCGCAAAGGCCGCCTGGCAGCAGCAGCTCGGCCGCATCAGCATCGCCGGCAACCACGCGGACCGCACAGTTTTCTACACCGCGCTGTACCACGCCAGCCTGGTGCCCCGCACCTTCAGCGACGTGAGCGGAACCTACCCGCGCTTTGCCGACGGCACCCACATTGAGCACACGGCCGGTACCTACTACGACGACTACTCCGTCTGGGACACCTTCCGCGCCGTCCACCCGCTCTACACGATCCTCGACCCGCAGCGCGACTCCGCCATGGTCGAGTCACTCATCCTCAAAGGCGAGCAGGGCGGCTTTCTGCCCATCTTCCCCGCATGGAACAGCTACACCTCGGAGATGATCGGCGACCACATCGCCGCGATCGTCACCGACGCGTACATCAAGGGCATTCGCGGCTTCGACACGGCCTCTGCCTGGCGCCTGATCTACCAGAACGCCACCGTCACGCCGCCGCGCGACCAGTACGTTCTGGGCAAGGGCCGCCGCGCGCTCGACGACTACAGCGCGCTTGGTTACATCCCGCTCGAAAACCCGGTCAGGGACGCCTTTCACAAGGGCGAACAAGTCTCGCGCACGCTGGAGTACGCCTACGACGATTTCGTCGTAGGCGAGCTTGCCGCGGCGCTCGGCCACACCGCCGAAGCCGCCGCGATGCACAAGCGCTCCGCCAACTGGCACAACGTACTCGACCCGGAAACCGGCTTCGCGCGCGGCCGCCATCGCGACGGCACCTGGGACTCGCCCTTCGACCCGACCAAGCCCTACCACTACATCACCGAGGGCCTGCCCTACCAGTACACCTTCTTCGTTCCGCAGGATGTTCCGGGCCTGATCGCCGCGGTCGGCGGCAACGCGGCATTCGTGGAGAAGCTGGACGGCCTGTTCGATGGCGGCTTCTACAACCACGGTAACGAGCCCAGCCACCACATCGCCTACCTGTACAACTTCGCCGGTGCGCCTGCGCAGACGCAGCGTCGCGTACACGATGCCCTGCTCGCCAATTACAAGGACGGCCCCGGCGGCTACACCGGCAATGACGACGCCGGCCAGATGTCGGCCTGGTACGTCTTCTCCGCGCTCGGCTTCTACCCCGTTACGCCGGGCACGCCGCAGTACCAGATCGGCACGCCACGCTTCGACCACATGACCCTGCACCTGCCCGGCGGCAAGGCGCTGCACATCAACGCTCCGGGCGCCGAGGCCGGCAGCATCTACGTGCGCTCGGTCTCGCTCAACGGCAAACCTCTGCACCGCTGGTACCTCCTGCACTCCGAGATCGTGAACGGCGGCACGCTCGACTTCACCATGGCGTCGAAACCTCCGGTCGCATCCGCTTCACCGGCACAGTAA
- a CDS encoding translocated intimin receptor Tir → MGKAILSDVQFWIPLAVLVVGLVLLIWLH, encoded by the coding sequence ATGGGGAAGGCGATCTTGAGCGACGTCCAGTTCTGGATTCCGCTTGCCGTGCTGGTCGTCGGGCTCGTGCTGCTGATCTGGCTGCACTGA